A region from the Candidatus Hydrogenedentota bacterium genome encodes:
- a CDS encoding DUF1080 domain-containing protein, protein MGTRIVLVLGLGVFVSFCTHAAEPSASQRWDFEDVAVGKLPEGWRVEGTNQDGPLATWEVVMEKDASKESKALALTKPNHTTRGTFNLCWTDKVRFKDGEISVRLKGNTGEVDQGGGVIWRARDKDNYYICRANPLENNLRLYWVKEGKRTMLKSEEIDMPAGQWHTLRITQDGARIQCFLGDAIAMEVEDTTFTEPGGIGLWTKADAATSFDDLEIRPRAASEAPSPSATSK, encoded by the coding sequence ATGGGAACCAGAATAGTACTCGTGCTCGGGCTTGGTGTTTTCGTCTCGTTTTGCACGCACGCCGCAGAGCCATCGGCTTCACAGCGGTGGGATTTCGAGGATGTAGCCGTTGGCAAATTGCCCGAGGGTTGGAGAGTGGAAGGGACAAACCAGGATGGCCCACTCGCGACATGGGAAGTCGTCATGGAGAAAGACGCCTCGAAGGAATCCAAGGCCCTCGCGCTTACCAAGCCGAACCATACGACTCGAGGCACGTTTAACCTGTGCTGGACCGACAAGGTCCGATTCAAGGACGGCGAAATCTCGGTCCGGCTGAAGGGAAACACCGGCGAAGTGGATCAGGGAGGCGGCGTGATTTGGCGCGCGCGGGACAAAGACAACTACTACATCTGCCGCGCCAACCCTCTCGAGAACAACCTGCGATTGTACTGGGTGAAGGAGGGCAAGCGTACGATGCTCAAGAGCGAGGAGATCGACATGCCGGCCGGACAGTGGCACACCCTGCGAATAACTCAGGACGGCGCCCGCATTCAGTGTTTTCTGGGCGATGCGATCGCCATGGAGGTGGAGGACACTACGTTCACCGAACCGGGTGGTATTGGGCTGTGGACCAAGGCCGACGCAGCCACGTCGTTCGATGATCTGGAAATTCGTCCCCGCGCAGCCTCCGAGGCGCCTTCACCGTCGGCGACGAGCAAGTGA
- a CDS encoding DUF1259 domain-containing protein, giving the protein MLQNRCLGAVYAAIILAIAAGAELDTAKIEEAAGAKGTLNHEEGVFKVTYPRKDVTVRVDGTVLPPFMGLTSWAAFKEGEKAQAMVMGDMVLFQDEVNPAMSAALENGLAVTALHNHFFYDEPKVYFMHIGGEGEAVALAAAVRKVQETVGEVRAASPKVADSFGQKALTAESAISPGPLEELLGKGQVNDGMYKVVIGRTTKMPCGCEAGKEMGVNTWAAFYGTDSDALVDGDFAVFEGELQPVLSSLRKSGINIVAIHNHMESENPRVLFLHYWGRGVAAELAKGLRAALDIIEKR; this is encoded by the coding sequence ATGTTGCAGAATCGCTGCTTAGGGGCCGTGTACGCCGCGATCATATTGGCGATCGCCGCGGGGGCGGAACTCGACACCGCGAAGATCGAGGAAGCCGCCGGAGCGAAAGGGACGCTGAATCACGAAGAGGGCGTATTCAAGGTGACGTATCCGCGCAAGGACGTGACAGTCCGCGTTGACGGGACCGTGCTGCCGCCGTTCATGGGGTTGACAAGCTGGGCCGCGTTCAAAGAGGGGGAAAAAGCGCAGGCCATGGTGATGGGGGACATGGTGCTCTTTCAGGACGAGGTGAATCCCGCGATGAGCGCCGCGCTCGAGAACGGACTGGCCGTTACGGCGTTGCACAACCATTTCTTCTATGACGAGCCCAAGGTGTACTTCATGCACATCGGCGGGGAGGGAGAGGCTGTCGCATTGGCTGCCGCCGTTAGGAAGGTACAAGAGACGGTAGGCGAGGTCCGCGCCGCTTCTCCGAAGGTCGCGGACAGTTTTGGGCAAAAGGCGTTGACGGCCGAGAGCGCCATTTCACCCGGCCCGCTGGAGGAATTGCTTGGGAAAGGACAGGTCAACGATGGGATGTACAAGGTCGTAATCGGGCGGACGACGAAGATGCCTTGCGGCTGCGAGGCCGGTAAGGAGATGGGCGTCAATACCTGGGCCGCCTTCTACGGCACGGACAGCGACGCGCTGGTAGACGGCGACTTCGCGGTTTTCGAAGGCGAGCTTCAGCCGGTGCTGTCGTCGCTGCGAAAGTCGGGAATCAACATCGTTGCGATCCACAACCATATGGAGTCCGAGAACCCGAGAGTGTTGTTCCTGCACTACTGGGGCCGAGGCGTTGCCGCTGAGTTGGCGAAGGGCCTTCGGGCGGCATTGGACATCATCGAGAAGAGGTGA
- a CDS encoding extracellular solute-binding protein — MMVAGCGGTGVDGGQVVVYTSVDRIFSEPVLQLAEQELGTRVVGVYDTEETKSTGLVNRIIAKKENPDGDIFWSGDPGRAALLKSKNLTAQYESPAASTIPASFRDGESHWVGFSARARVLLVNTNLVSNENDPASIWDLAKPEWKDRVAIANPLFGTTSYHMGALFEALGEDRAREWLAAMKANGVRVVSSNGEVKRQVSSGQAAVGLTDTDDAAEAIKDGQPVRAVFLDQQSGDGEPLGTLVMPNTLSLIRGGPNPDAAKKVFDFLLSTRVQEALAASCAQAPLSAGVKATPGVITLDGVAPMRVDYAAVAARLDAIMPELKAWADSP, encoded by the coding sequence ATGATGGTCGCGGGTTGCGGTGGCACCGGCGTAGATGGCGGCCAAGTGGTTGTCTACACCAGCGTAGACCGCATTTTCTCGGAGCCGGTGCTGCAACTGGCCGAGCAAGAGCTTGGCACTCGCGTAGTTGGCGTGTACGACACGGAAGAGACGAAGAGCACCGGACTCGTGAACCGGATCATCGCAAAGAAAGAGAACCCCGACGGCGACATTTTCTGGAGCGGCGATCCGGGCCGGGCCGCCCTTTTGAAGTCGAAGAACCTGACCGCGCAGTATGAGAGTCCTGCCGCTTCAACGATTCCCGCATCGTTTCGTGACGGTGAAAGCCATTGGGTAGGCTTTTCGGCGCGCGCCCGCGTGTTGCTCGTGAACACCAATCTGGTATCTAACGAGAACGATCCCGCGAGTATTTGGGACCTCGCCAAGCCGGAGTGGAAGGACCGTGTAGCCATTGCCAACCCGCTGTTTGGCACGACGTCGTATCATATGGGGGCGTTGTTCGAGGCCCTGGGCGAGGACCGCGCCAGGGAGTGGTTGGCGGCGATGAAGGCAAACGGCGTCCGCGTCGTCTCGAGCAACGGCGAGGTGAAACGCCAAGTTTCGTCCGGCCAAGCCGCTGTCGGGCTTACCGACACGGACGACGCGGCTGAGGCCATCAAGGATGGTCAACCGGTGCGTGCCGTGTTTTTGGACCAGCAATCGGGCGACGGCGAACCGTTGGGAACGCTCGTAATGCCAAACACACTTTCGCTCATTCGCGGCGGGCCGAACCCGGACGCCGCGAAAAAAGTGTTCGACTTCCTGCTCTCGACTCGCGTGCAGGAAGCGCTGGCCGCTTCGTGCGCCCAGGCGCCGCTGAGTGCGGGCGTCAAGGCAACGCCCGGTGTAATAACGCTGGATGGCGTGGCGCCCATGCGGGTCGACTACGCGGCCGTCGCAGCACGGCTCGACGCCATAATGCCGGAGCTTAAGGCTTGGGCCGATTCGCCGTGA